In the Syntrophus aciditrophicus SB genome, AATGTGATAGGTCTCACACAGACAAAGCCAAATGTCATTTTCCATGGTCCTCCATTCTATGCTGTTACCGTGCAGGTACTTCTTTTTCATTCTTCTATTCCGCCGCGGGCGGTTCATCCGAAACGGCACCCTGATATTCGGGCTTTATAAACAGATAATACAACCGGCCTTCCTTATAGGTCTGCCCTGCCAGCCTTCCGGCAGTATCGCCTTGCCCCATATAGATGTCGCACCTGCCTGGCGCACGGATAGCGCCACCGGTATCCTGATCCAGTGCAAACCCCTGATACGGCTCCTGAGCCACCACATTGCCGTTCGCCCGTGGCAGGATAGTGGATATAAAGGCCAGACACGCCCGGGGATAGATCGATTTGTCGGTGGCTATGGTGCGCAAAGCCGTCACCGGTTCATTGATCGATCCCCTCGGTATACCGTCTGTGATTCGGAAGAAGACAAAGCGGGGATTAATTCCGGTATATTCCGCCACCTTTTCCGGGTGGGCCTTGAAGTACGCAATCATCGAGGATAGATTCATCTGGTCTCTCGATATCTTTCCATCATCGACCAGCTTCTGGGCGACGCTTACATACACATGTCCGTTATTTGCGGCGTAACCGATTCCGACGAACGAACCGTCGGGCTGCCGTATCCTGGCCGAGCCCTGTACATGGGCGATATAGGCCTCGAAGGGATCATCAAGCCACATGATTTCCCTGCCCTTCAACATCCCGGAGCTTTCGATCTCGGCACGCTGCGGATACGGAACAATGCCGTTGACCGTGCGTCTGCCGAGGGTGACGCCGTCCGGACTTTTCACGAGATCATCGGGCTGACTGTACAAGGGATACTTAAAGCGCCCGGCAGGGTCTGTGGAGCCTTCAAATGTCGGAGTGTAGTAGCCGGTAAAGAGCACGGTTCCCAGGTCATCACAGCCGACAGAAGTATAGACATCGAACTGTTCCCGGATGAGGGCGTTGAGCTGCGCGCCTCTGTAACCGGAAGCGATCAGCCCGGCAAATGCCTTCAGGCTGTCCTCCGCCTGTTTGTGCTGAATATCGCCGTAGGGGAAAAACTGTCTGCTTGAGGGTTTGCTGAGATAGTTCAGACTGTTGTTAATGGCCGCCTCCAGATTGGACAGGTCCTCACAGGCCCCGGTAAAGTCCGGTATATCGGCAGGGTCGGTTATTTTCCGCAGGGAAAGTTCCCCCGGAGGCAGTTGCTTTGAGTAATTCAGCTTTTGAGGCTCCGCCGGCAGATCTCTTGAGGATATCTCTTTTCGAGGCTCCGGTGGCAACTCTTTTGGGGATATCTGTTCCTGAGGTTCCAGGGGCGGCTGCTTTGAGGGCGCCTGTTTTTGAGGTTCATGCGGCAGTGCCAGGATTCTGGGTTTTTGACACCCGACTGAAAATATGACCAGGACCAACGCGATTGTCAGAAAAATTTTTGCCTTCACGAATTTACCGGTTTCCTTTCCTGAAGCTGAGTTCTGCTTGCATCATTATCATATAAGGCCGATTCTTGGTCTTTTTCATGCGATGGCAACCATTGAGCGGCGCCGTCTTCGAAATGGCAGATGAAGTCAATCAGCAACTTGATCCGCTCGCTTCGTTTTCTCATTTAAATTCACCCGTTTCGTCGAAGGGGATACGGATGGAGGGGGATCCCGAATAAAGGCCGCCCTTCAGCCTGTACCTGAATCCTGTGTCGTAGTTTCCTTTTCTTAACTCCGAAAGCTGCCGGAGGATACTGGTGAGTCCAGTGTAAGCCTCCATTTTGACAATCTTCGTGCTCAGGCGCTCCACCTTGAAGCTTTGATTGGAGACCCCCCTGGCAAAGGGTTGCCCGTTGATCTCGAGATCGAAGAAAAGCCCGTTGATGACCAGGTCCGTCTCCGTGGGATTCTGGATACGCAGCTCCATCATAAAAGTCTGCTCCATGAGCCGCATCTCCGTGGGAATGATGTTCACGATATCAACGCGCGGCTTCTCCCCCATCCACATGAGCGAAGCGCATCCGGACACAAAAACCGCAAAGAACACGACCCATAAAAAACAAACTGAAACAAATTTCCGTCGCATGGTTTCCGCTCCTTTTCTTCCGACGCAGTCGGATGACAAGTATGTCGGCAATCTTATTGATTAGGCGATGCTTTTCACGAAGGGAGTATATGAGGAAAAAAATTGTGTGTCAAGACGCGAGGCTTGCAGCCGCGAGATTAGGAGCTGATCAGGGAAATTTACTTTAAAAGAGGGCATGGCATCAATGCCGACAATTTTTCTGCTTTTCAGGATTTTCGAGGAACATTCCCGACTGTTTTAGAAATGGTAATTGACGCCTAACACGATTGCATGGTTTTCATCTTTAGCGTCAACATTTTCGTTCTCATATCTGCTGTTTAAATACCGATAGGCGAGATCGGCCGACCAGTTCGGCAGTATTTCATAATTTATTCCGGTTATAAGCTGCCATGCAAGGGCGTTATCTGATTCTTCAAGTACGTTTGCATTGATTTCAGCCCATGAAAAGCCGATGCCGACCCCCGCAAAAGGATAAATCCGCCCCCTGGGATATCTCAGCAGAAAGTTGGCCATCACGTTGTGCGTCTTGTCCCTGAAATCGGCTTCCGGCTCATCGATATCGTGCTTTTCCAGAAAAGCATACTCCACTTCGGCACCCAGCCACCGGGCAGCAGGAACAACATAACCTTTTTTAGCCCCGAGAGCCCAGCTTTTATCGATCTTGACCTCTTCAGGAAAAACGGCTCCTTCCGACCGGAGATCAGTGGCAATAACATAGCTGCTGAGGATGCCCGCATAAAATGGCCCGGCATCTTCGGCCCACGCCCTGGATGCGAAGGGGGCAAGAAGAAATACCGCCGAGCAGAACATCGCCACAATTCTGCAAATTCTCTTCATGGTAAACCCTGTTAAATTCGTCGTTCTTGGCCAGACAAAACAAATGGAAAACCGGAGCGCGCGAAAAATAAAGATGATTTAGAGAGGATAGTGATTTAATGAGTAAAACAGCAGAATAATATTTTATTAAAATACATTCTCATAAAAGTCAATAAGTACCTCTCCGAGATTGAACGGGATCGGAATGTGCTTGATTTCATCTGCCGTCTCTATAAAAAGGGA is a window encoding:
- a CDS encoding murein transglycosylase A; the protein is MKAKIFLTIALVLVIFSVGCQKPRILALPHEPQKQAPSKQPPLEPQEQISPKELPPEPRKEISSRDLPAEPQKLNYSKQLPPGELSLRKITDPADIPDFTGACEDLSNLEAAINNSLNYLSKPSSRQFFPYGDIQHKQAEDSLKAFAGLIASGYRGAQLNALIREQFDVYTSVGCDDLGTVLFTGYYTPTFEGSTDPAGRFKYPLYSQPDDLVKSPDGVTLGRRTVNGIVPYPQRAEIESSGMLKGREIMWLDDPFEAYIAHVQGSARIRQPDGSFVGIGYAANNGHVYVSVAQKLVDDGKISRDQMNLSSMIAYFKAHPEKVAEYTGINPRFVFFRITDGIPRGSINEPVTALRTIATDKSIYPRACLAFISTILPRANGNVVAQEPYQGFALDQDTGGAIRAPGRCDIYMGQGDTAGRLAGQTYKEGRLYYLFIKPEYQGAVSDEPPAAE
- a CDS encoding LEA type 2 family protein, giving the protein MRRKFVSVCFLWVVFFAVFVSGCASLMWMGEKPRVDIVNIIPTEMRLMEQTFMMELRIQNPTETDLVINGLFFDLEINGQPFARGVSNQSFKVERLSTKIVKMEAYTGLTSILRQLSELRKGNYDTGFRYRLKGGLYSGSPSIRIPFDETGEFK
- a CDS encoding outer membrane protein, with protein sequence MKRICRIVAMFCSAVFLLAPFASRAWAEDAGPFYAGILSSYVIATDLRSEGAVFPEEVKIDKSWALGAKKGYVVPAARWLGAEVEYAFLEKHDIDEPEADFRDKTHNVMANFLLRYPRGRIYPFAGVGIGFSWAEINANVLEESDNALAWQLITGINYEILPNWSADLAYRYLNSRYENENVDAKDENHAIVLGVNYHF